One window from the genome of Bifidobacteriaceae bacterium encodes:
- a CDS encoding MBL fold metallo-hydrolase translates to MRLLVIGCTGSLAGPRSPASSYLIQNRDQSGRLWSIAMDMGSGAFGALQAFLPPEALDFVALSHLHPDHCADLTGLAVYAKYRPGAAMESLPVYGPADTPHHLAELQYSHDPNSEGGDFHYGSWSEGVGISVGPLTITPFRVEHPVEAWGFRLEGPSDIALGKRVTLSYSGDTDTCEGLTALAQGADLLLIEAAFEEQRDVARGVHLTGRRAGQVARAARAKRVVVTHLPPWNDPATTLGAVSAVYPGPVYLARPRASYVI, encoded by the coding sequence ATGAGGCTGTTAGTCATCGGCTGCACCGGGTCGTTGGCCGGTCCCCGCTCGCCCGCTTCGAGCTACTTGATTCAAAACCGCGACCAGTCGGGGCGGCTTTGGTCCATAGCGATGGACATGGGCTCAGGCGCCTTCGGCGCGTTGCAGGCGTTCCTGCCCCCGGAGGCGCTCGACTTCGTCGCCTTGAGCCACCTTCATCCGGACCATTGCGCCGACTTGACGGGGCTGGCGGTCTACGCCAAGTACCGGCCCGGCGCGGCGATGGAGTCCTTGCCGGTCTACGGCCCGGCCGACACCCCCCATCACCTGGCCGAATTGCAGTACTCGCACGACCCGAACTCCGAAGGCGGCGACTTCCACTACGGCAGTTGGTCGGAGGGGGTCGGCATTTCAGTCGGGCCATTGACGATCACTCCTTTCCGGGTGGAACACCCTGTCGAGGCTTGGGGTTTCAGACTAGAAGGCCCCTCTGACATCGCTTTGGGCAAGCGTGTGACCTTGAGTTATTCCGGCGACACCGACACGTGCGAAGGCTTGACCGCGTTGGCCCAGGGCGCCGACCTCCTGCTGATCGAGGCGGCCTTCGAGGAGCAACGCGACGTGGCCCGCGGCGTCCACCTGACCGGAAGGCGGGCGGGCCAGGTCGCCAGAGCCGCGCGGGCCAAACGGGTCGTGGTCACCCATCTCCCGCCCTGGAACGACCCGGCCACCACTCTGGGCGCGGTCTCGGCCGTCTACCCCGGCCCGGTCTATCTGGCGCGCCCCCGCGCGTCATACGTCATCTGA
- the murI gene encoding glutamate racemase has protein sequence MSDAPIGIFDSGLGGLTVARAVLDQLPGEAVLYLGDTAHTPYGPRPIAEVRALALAGLDRLVDAGVKLLVIACNTASAAVLADARERYEQGRGVPVLEVIRPAVRRAVGATRTGRVGVIGTQTTIESGAYDDAFAAAPHLRLTSQACPRFVELVEAGSTSGPEVIAAARRYLAALQEARVDTLVLGCTHYPLLTGVLSYVMGPDVTLVSSAEETAKDVFGELVASDLLRRGDSPPSHRFCSTGDQGSFARLARRFLGPEAPTWEAADQTLPQGIPTVPGFAPSAFAPPQPAAPFAPDAVPSSAWTAGPAPAAVGG, from the coding sequence GTGAGTGACGCGCCGATCGGGATCTTCGACTCGGGTCTGGGCGGCCTGACCGTGGCCCGCGCGGTCCTAGACCAGTTGCCGGGCGAGGCGGTGCTCTACCTGGGCGACACCGCCCACACCCCGTACGGCCCCCGGCCGATCGCCGAGGTCCGGGCCTTGGCCCTGGCGGGGCTTGACCGGTTGGTTGACGCGGGGGTGAAACTGCTGGTCATAGCGTGCAACACGGCATCGGCGGCGGTTTTGGCGGACGCGCGCGAACGTTATGAGCAGGGTCGCGGCGTGCCGGTGCTGGAAGTCATCCGGCCGGCTGTGCGCCGGGCCGTGGGCGCGACCCGCACCGGACGCGTCGGCGTGATAGGCACCCAGACAACCATCGAATCGGGCGCCTACGACGACGCGTTCGCCGCCGCCCCGCACTTGCGTTTGACGTCGCAAGCCTGCCCGCGGTTCGTCGAACTGGTCGAGGCCGGATCGACTTCCGGCCCCGAGGTGATCGCGGCGGCCCGCCGTTACCTGGCTGCCCTGCAGGAAGCCCGCGTGGACACCCTGGTGCTGGGCTGCACCCACTACCCGCTGCTGACCGGCGTGCTCTCTTATGTGATGGGGCCGGATGTGACCTTGGTGTCCTCCGCAGAGGAGACGGCCAAGGACGTTTTCGGCGAATTGGTGGCGAGCGACTTGCTCAGGCGCGGCGATTCGCCCCCGAGCCACCGCTTCTGCTCGACCGGCGACCAGGGCTCGTTCGCGCGTTTGGCGAGACGGTTCCTGGGCCCCGAGGCTCCGACCTGGGAAGCCGCCGACCAGACCCTGCCGCAGGGTATCCCGACCGTCCCCGGTTTCGCGCCGTCGGCGTTCGCCCCGCCCCAGCCCGCCGCCCCATTCGCGCCCGATGCCGTGCCCTCCTCAGCTTGGACGGCCGGACCGGCTCCGGCGGCGGTGGGCGGATGA
- a CDS encoding helix-turn-helix domain-containing protein — MEERPQWAVLRSPADLGLFLARLRAGRGWTQADAAAHFGVPRRYLHELEHAKEILAYTRLFELAGLLGARITIEAASQADLEADPWHA; from the coding sequence ATGGAAGAGCGGCCTCAATGGGCGGTCCTCCGCTCGCCAGCGGATTTGGGCCTGTTCCTGGCCCGACTCCGCGCCGGGCGCGGTTGGACGCAGGCAGATGCCGCCGCGCATTTCGGCGTGCCGAGGCGATACCTGCACGAATTGGAGCACGCCAAGGAGATCCTCGCGTACACCCGCCTGTTCGAACTGGCGGGCTTGCTGGGAGCGCGAATCACAATCGAGGCCGCCAGCCAGGCCGACCTGGAGGCGGATCCATGGCACGCGTGA